One Arthrobacter sp. StoSoilB20 DNA segment encodes these proteins:
- a CDS encoding IclR family transcriptional regulator codes for MADSRTTRSEGLGASSPAPAVTRAAAVLDALAGSSSGRLTLSDLSRELGIPKSSTSNLLLALEEARLITRQGGDFALGRKLVELGAAYLSRLDEVQEFYKYCEQAPTLSGETVRIAMLDGDHVIYLARYEGHPAVRLTSNIGDKMPVSLCSVGKALLAQLHDHDIETMFPDGMELPVMTPNSLRTTEELKSQIADIRKQGFAFEDEESTVGVVCLAVPVPTHGAHGPSLGLSVTALKATYSQEQGALMVKELKELARSLGNPMG; via the coding sequence ATGGCAGATTCCCGCACCACCCGTTCTGAAGGGCTGGGCGCTTCGTCGCCGGCGCCGGCCGTGACCCGCGCAGCCGCAGTGCTTGACGCTCTGGCGGGATCTTCATCAGGGCGGCTGACGCTGAGCGACCTTTCCCGTGAACTCGGCATCCCCAAATCATCCACGTCCAATCTCTTGCTGGCATTGGAGGAAGCCCGCCTGATCACCCGCCAGGGCGGAGACTTTGCCTTGGGGCGGAAGCTGGTGGAGCTCGGGGCGGCCTACCTTAGCCGCCTCGATGAAGTTCAGGAGTTCTACAAGTACTGTGAGCAGGCCCCGACGCTTTCCGGCGAGACGGTGCGCATCGCCATGCTCGATGGCGACCACGTGATCTACCTGGCCCGGTACGAGGGGCACCCGGCAGTGAGGCTGACGTCCAACATCGGTGACAAGATGCCTGTGTCCCTGTGCAGTGTAGGAAAAGCCCTCCTGGCACAGCTGCATGATCACGACATTGAGACCATGTTCCCTGATGGCATGGAACTTCCGGTGATGACCCCCAATTCTCTGCGAACCACTGAAGAGCTCAAATCACAGATAGCCGACATCCGGAAGCAGGGATTCGCGTTCGAAGACGAAGAGTCCACGGTAGGCGTGGTTTGCCTGGCAGTGCCCGTACCAACGCACGGTGCCCACGGCCCAAGCCTGGGGTTGTCGGTAACTGCCCTGAAGGCGACCTATTCCCAGGAGCAAGGGGCATTGATGGTTAAAGAGCTCAAGGAGTTGGCCCGCTCGCTGGGCAATCCCATGGGGTAG
- a CDS encoding NAD-dependent protein deacetylase: MTDHRPGVGMTGFASMAPAPVSQLDPGEVTAVRQAAGIIAGKRLAVLTGAGLSTDSGIPDYRGPGSAPRNPMTFQEFIGSEANRRRYWARNHLGWSHLRHADPNAGHAAVALMERRGLMTGLITQNVDRLHEDAGSVNVVDLHGRFDQVVCLENGHTFSRGLIAAILEEINPGFLEAAMESGLVEMAPDADATVEDPELITSFVMAVCPRCGGTLKPDFVYFGENVPKDRVERAYAMVDQAEALLVAGSSLTVQSGLRFVRHAAKAGKPVLIINRGTTRGDDFATMKLELGVSGALDYLARNLPDLPSGNSPIGISPN, translated from the coding sequence ATGACTGACCACCGGCCCGGAGTCGGCATGACAGGTTTTGCCAGCATGGCTCCCGCGCCGGTGTCTCAACTGGATCCCGGGGAAGTCACTGCCGTCAGGCAAGCCGCAGGAATTATTGCGGGAAAGCGTCTAGCTGTCCTGACTGGCGCCGGACTGAGCACCGACTCCGGCATCCCGGATTATCGAGGTCCTGGTTCTGCGCCCCGTAATCCCATGACCTTCCAGGAGTTCATCGGCAGTGAAGCCAACCGGAGGCGCTATTGGGCCCGGAACCATCTGGGATGGTCCCATTTGAGGCACGCGGACCCCAACGCAGGACATGCGGCAGTGGCTCTGATGGAGCGCAGGGGACTGATGACCGGCCTCATTACCCAAAACGTGGACAGGCTTCACGAGGACGCGGGCAGCGTCAACGTGGTGGATTTGCACGGCCGTTTTGATCAGGTGGTTTGTTTGGAGAACGGGCACACCTTCAGCAGGGGGCTCATTGCAGCCATCCTGGAGGAGATTAATCCCGGGTTCCTTGAAGCCGCGATGGAGTCCGGGCTCGTGGAAATGGCCCCGGATGCTGATGCCACAGTTGAGGATCCGGAGCTGATCACGTCATTTGTCATGGCTGTCTGCCCCCGGTGCGGGGGGACGCTCAAGCCAGATTTCGTCTATTTTGGCGAAAACGTGCCCAAGGACCGGGTGGAGCGCGCCTATGCCATGGTGGATCAAGCTGAGGCGCTCCTCGTGGCGGGATCATCGCTGACGGTCCAGAGCGGGTTGCGCTTTGTGCGCCATGCAGCAAAGGCCGGGAAACCTGTGCTCATCATCAACCGCGGAACCACCCGGGGCGATGACTTCGCCACGATGAAACTCGAGCTTGGAGTCAGCGGGGCCTTGGACTATCTGGCCCGGAACCTGCCTGACCTTCCCAGCGGGAATTCGCCGATTGGCATTTCTCCCAATTGA